The nucleotide sequence GTTTACTGGTAAGTGGATTGCAAGCGATCACATACGACGATCCATTCGGAACTCATCGGCCATTTCCCATTGAAAACAACCCCGGATGTACATCattagaagtagttcgtaaaaaaatatataatagcaTTTATTAATGATGGTGTTTAACGTGTATTTATTTTACCTAagattaaattgattgtcagggAAGTGTATTGTCGTATAATTAAGAAAGATTCTCAAGAGTAAAGCCATAAAGTTAATCTGCTATATtcaaattactacgcgatctacttgcagcgtagttaaaattaaaataattcttacactgtaaaccgtccatatacatccgaggttgttttcgattgaaaatggccgaagTATTCCGAATGACGAAGCTCATTTCTATAAAACCACAACgaagtatttaatataacagAACAGATCggacattttttattaagacttatacaaCAATCATATATTAGTATATGAACTGCAACAGGATCATCCCCAACACGGTTTAATTTGGCCTGTTCTATAGCCTGTCTCTAGTGGGGCGGTACGTACCCAGCAGGCACAACAACGTTGAAGCAACGTTGAAACAACGGTTATCCTTCAACGTTGAGAAAAGGTTGAACTATGGTTGTATTTGAAAGTTGTATTGCCGTTGTGatttcaacgttgaaacaacgttgcGGTTTAAACGttgaaacaacaataaaattgCTCTTCTTGCTaatatcccatcaaccggtCTGGATAAAATTCCTCATTTAGCTTAAattaatttgtgttgaagtcaCACTttgggatgtgacggggtcaatcCATAATGCAGTCATTATAGGGCAATGACAGGCCTTTATAAACtgaaccacaacaacaacaacaacagcaacaacaacaacaacaacaaccattcAAAATTAAAACGGTCAATCCACAAATTATATACGGGTGTCTTTCTCAGTTGAGGAGttattgtttgacatttttgaTATACAATACACATGTAATAACTGTTATACCAATGCTTCCGATGTGACTTACAGGAGCACGGGGCTTCATCCAGGCCAACTCCAGTTCATCCGGTTTACCGCCGTGGTGTTCCTAAACTGTCTCTGGTCGGAGCTGCACACTGCAGCCTTCCATGGCATCTTCCTGTCCGCCAACTTGGCCCAGGCCGTCACTGGACTCTGTCTTTCAAGCTACTCTTTGGTGGCCACTGGATTTTTAAAGTAAGCTTTTTTTCAAGGTTTGTGAGACGCTTTGTAAGCTGTAAGGTGTTTAAGTTAGATGCATCGTCGGATTATACGTAACAGAACAGATACAGATACAGATTATCATGACTGACCCATCGACCGATGAATAGAGAGTAGCGGAATTGGGCGCACGTCGATGTCCGAAAAATATCGGAGTGATGATCGCCATACCCCCTCCCCCTCCGCCTCTCGCAATGGTATTTCCATGGGCATTTATAAGAACGATTTAGCTGTTTATACACGCcagtttaaaactgtttcaataataaacaaactaacacaaacaaatactttgataacatattttttgcCAACAGTTAAAAGTATGCAcgatgtgtgtatatatttctattatACATATACCTAAATAATTCAGTTCCCGTTGACCATATCATAGTGAAAACAGACACATTATCTATTGTTTCAGGGAGTTGAACTCCCTTATGAAACCCTTGCAGTGGGTCAGCAAAGGTCTTATCCAAAAATACTCCGCCGAACTTCTGGCTGCTAACGAGTTCCATGGTCTGCGGTTCGACTGCCCTGAGATTCAACTTTCTAACGTTACTTCTAACTTAAACGTCACGTATAATGGAGCTTATTTCTAAGTtaggtatgacgtcaccattgcgtcatatgtacttccgttgtgtggaaagttctcaataaaaaataatgtttttatgactgatagacatgttttcacatgctcaatacactgtaaatcaaaaatatcattattcctgaaacttttataccttgagtatctattatttcttgatttatcatttagaatagagatttaagcataaactgctgccctatagttgaaaggtcattttggaagaactgtcatggcggaatgtgcaatttttagagtttgtttttcaagtggagagatttttcttaggaataacttgaccccccccccctttttattggcttaaaaggtaatttaaagcttgtactttaagaatatatatctttatcatagtctgcattcgctcgaaatgcctttaaatgttgtctaaaaataatcatttcacattgaattatagaggaaatgacaatggtggtgtgtaacctaagtTAAGCGTATACATATtaattgtttagattttaaaacCTTGATTTTTAATCGTTAACTGTATTATCACGGTCTGTACTCAATTTACTTCGTAAACAtatgataattattaattaCACATATACCTGGccaatttcaatcaaaacagTTATATTCTCTAGgtccgtattacagaagcatcttaacaTATATCAACTTAAGTGTACAATTTGGAATTGttgtatttcttgaaataaaacaacgatTTCTTTAACATGgagtattcatttttaaaaacatacgtttccatattttaattgcagaatATAGACTTAACAGAACATTCTTAAAACCAGtgaaattaaacagtttaaattcTTTCATATCAATATGGTGTGGGCCCACTCCCGGATAGTGAAATATGGTCAACATATGGACCATCATGGTCAACGTCGTGGTAACCATAAGATAaccttcagctgaaaattggtttCCGATCATTATATGAAAAACGCTTAGGCTTAGAGACCTCGAACTTGGTAGAGATCCGTCAAACATGACCAGTACGTAACTATTGTcatgtcagttggtcaaaggtcaaggtcctgGTGACCTTAAGCTAAAATCCGATTTCGtccaataactgaagaatgcttatCTCCAcgtacctcaaacttggtatcctGATTTATCTTCTTCCTTTTATCAgtagtcatgtttcaaaaacattcgcgacgtctttgatactttgcatcaaaattagtcttgtacatttctgaaaaactgttttatgaaacacacGTCATCTTTTACAGTGCTACAGCCATGCATGGAAAGCGGTGACATTTTTCTTGACAAGAACTTCCCAGGTAGTGCTGACGTCATCGCAAGAAACTTTTATGTCGTTATCGCTTTTTGTGTAGGTACTTTCTTTGCAGCTGTTGTGTGCTTGGAAATCAGGGGAAACAGAAACTTGCATTAGTTTTGTGTTCATGAGTTAAATGCATCATGAATGTGTTTATGATTTGTTCCATCTATTCattcattttctatttatttatgatgGTGATATTTAATGTGCaacttatggtcatacatgaaCGTTACTAAATCCATTCACTGTTATGGTCCGTTATTTATAtcgagcaatccgattagctacatcgctCTTAAATCCAAATAAGATCAGTATTGACCCCAGGTCTTATGTTTCTACTTATGACATTGCGTCCAGCTCACATTGTTTTAAGGGACTGTTGTCAAAGTTCAAGGACATGTGATTggatgtattgtaaaaaaaggaCCACCTAGTaccatgaaaatatttttggaaacaaatcAAAATCTCATGCCGGCATTATCATACATTATGATTATATGCACAGTAGAgctaaatatttgaagaaaagtaGTGATCTAAAAATCAAGTCCATTGCTGCTTCCCCAGGCATTCAGAAACTTGCTCAACttcatagttttatttattatcattttcacaGCAATTGCAATTTGTTTCGTTTTCATTTAATCGTACAATAATAAATTGTGACATGCGTGCAGCATGCgtgtgtgttttgttattttgtttgcaatgcaGTTTTTTATGAAGGTCATAtagtaaacaaattaataactaataaatatgtttaaacaagttttgtcAAATAGATGAATGAGTTATCTTTAACTAGTAagtaaagttattattattataaaccaGCAATCTtagaaaatcaaatatttcgTGAGAATTTATTCGATgtattttgtgttcatttaGTATGTTTTGCATCTGATATCGTcatatgaaaatgatatttgtctaaaatataacttaataaaactttattcacAACATTTATAgagatgttttaattttacgatattttaatattcatttttatttttacaattttacattcCTATTTTCATTGCAATCCCAATTATATAGCTATTCCAGAATCTCTTTTATAGTAcagaaacatctttattttatataaataaatattacgaACATTTAACAGTGTTTCTGTTTTTCCATGACTTATGTTTATACCATTTACTGTTTTAAGTGGTCAACTATATATTGTGTCCAATGAGAaggtatttctcaagttttctaATACAATTATTCAGTCAGCTGTTGTTGTTAGTAATCAGGTGAggcggtagatataaacagtggctgccCCAATAACTTggtagtttacaaaatataatatggaccactCAACATACTTGCAATCTCTAAGCATTACTAAAGTACTATATGGCTGTTGTAAAGAAATGCCCATACTTTCTTCACAGTTAAATTACTTAATTCAGATTCTTTGGTGTCATCAAATATGtcttaataattttaagaatattgctataatttatcattgtttagatGCGTTAACTGGAGCAGACCCAACATAGGGAAAATGATCTattagtcatgaccaacctgcataccaagtttgaagtttCTTGGTCCATCtattaagttcctgggtccaagcgTTCTACAGTAATTGAGCGGAAATGAAGTGTGACAtacagactgactgacagacggacagggcaaaaacaatatgtatcCCCATAAAAAGGGGGagacaaaatataattcctaACATCATTGTAAATttccaaatttatttcatagaaaatacaACAAGGTACAAAACACAAGGTAAACAAGTTTATCACAGACTGCATAAATAACTTTACTTCTCAGAAATTATTCAGCTAgcacataattaaaataatttgcttaagTTTGTCTATAAAGcatgaagaaaaaacatttatggACGGATATTAATATCAggaattgtttaaataattaaaacagatCTGTTTGAACGATTTTGCCGGCAACAGTTTCAACAAGCAGattttaaaccttaaatattttttggccAGTACCATTATGTTCAACAAGCTTTAAAAGCTCGTtttaaaaatacactttaaaaaaagaagagttTAAGATTCAACATCCGGGGTCTGTGGAGGGGGCTTGTAGAATGGGtctttaggggtcatcaggtcgtTGATTTTCTGCATCACGTCATGTTCACGTTGGAGGGTCATTCGACTGAAGGAGTGCTCTGATCTGCGGCTTCTCTGCAAAAAATAGTTGTCATTTTTTCTCCAATGCCTGAGTAAGATGTATTGTAATAACAATTACATTTCtttacatttacaatatatGACAATTAATTATCtctttaaaggggctatacattCTATGATGAActagcgaaaaaaagagaaaattgtcgaaaactgttataaacttggtatcaatgtgtacaattaatacattcaaacttactaactgaagtaccacgtagttaacaattaatttatttttcgcagtcttttcgtatttttccattaaaaaagattacctagtagaattcattcttatgcgtgattggctagtcgatgttatcacgtgatattatcaagttaggtatatatcttaaatattccTAATATATATCGTAAACCTTGGTAGAACaatggatacaacactggactgcaattttggcgacctcAGTTCAAACctggtctccgactcgattttttgtttactttttggtattttttttacaattatgatactaaagagtaaaacattttattaaataattgtcctgagatttgttactgaaaaaatatttttttgggtGCCAATCacgtgtatagtccctttaaatgttcaaaataaaatagattaaaatGGATATtactaacaaaaacaattagtCTTATGAACTTTAAGTTGATTTTTCTCACTCCAATaagttatttcattaattttaaggtGACATTTTCTCTATTGAATAAGTAGTCTCATGAActttaagttgatattttctatTACCAATAAGTAGTCTCATAaatttaaagttgatattttctcaCTTCAATAAGTAGTCTCATGGACTTTAAGCGGAAGTTAAATTTACTCACACCAACAAGTAGTCTCATGGACTTTAAGCGGAAGTTAAATTTACTCACACCAACAAGTACGGTAGTCTCATGGACTTTAAGCGGAAGTTAAATTTACTCACACCAACAAGTAGTCTCAAGGACTTTAAGCGGAAGTTAAATTTACTCACACCAACAAGTAGTCTCATGAGTCCAGTGCCTCCGTGGCTGTCCAATGTCAAGGTCGCCTGGTATTGCATGGCCTTTAGAAGAGCTTCAAGGCCACTCTCCCCAATTGGATTACCTGGAGAAAGTAGGGCAACATaagttttcatacaaaatatttcaatcttaTCCCTCCAGTTAAATATGGAATATCATTGAAAATAGTAAAGTAAAAACTTATGTGTGAATTTCAGGTTAATAATTGACATGTTTCCTGGCACCCTAGCTTTCTGTCAATCAAGTCtccatattcaatataatatatatttaaaacctACCAAATCTATTCCTATCATTCATGACTCCATATTTAAACTATCTATATCAAACTTACCCcaactattattatcattgataatcaaacatactaaaaataatcatcggtaaccacggtactttcttctgTTACACTTCATTATAACATACCCAGAGAAAGTTAACTTGACAAAATCTTGTTTACATGAATATGAATGAGGCAGGGgtgacaactcttcttccaatgaaacagaatgtcataaataaatactcttcaataGCCCTCTACTGTCTATGGTCCCCGCAGGCGAGTGGTTTAAGTAGCTGATTTAAAATTTGTAGAAATCCGGCGAACTGAGTTCAATTAAAGCTTTAGCCAGAGCACATTTCTACAGGAAAACATTACTACGAGTGTCTGTGCATATGTAGATTTCCAGAGAGGTTTCCTTGTGggaccaatgaaactgcctcagtAATAATTCATGATTATGAGATTTTCCTACCCAAATCGCCTAGGGTACATTATAACGAAGCTTAGCGCAGTAGTGTATCCGAGTTTCTAAATATAGACTTACGGGTAAGGTTTAGGTTAATGAGCACCCTGTTTCCTGCCACCCACAACTGCCCATCAATCAAGTCACCTCCTTGTAGAAGTGGGTTTATAAACTCGGGACTGTCAGACGTCTGAAACAGTGTAAACACTTCGTTATAGTggaagataataaaatattaattcataagTTCAACATTATAGTGGATAAAAGAGTATCACTTAATTTGCCGATTCTCGAGCAAATCAAAGCTACACTTTTGTTACCCAGTCGGATGAAACATTCAAGAACAGTGcctcaaatcaaatcaaaatctttatttcctcctaaAAGGAGATATGCATagatatgtacaaatatatatatctaatttctaaagcatttcaaagaaacatatCAGCAATgtgtaattacaaataaataataataataactattacAAATAACGTGTGACCATACATAATCCCAATTAGTGGGCATCGTCATCATACAGCAATACAATATGTTCGTAACAATTTACACACATGACAGACAGTCACTAATAAATTGGAACGATATCAGGAGAAAGTCcttattgtcattattgtcaAGCAGTGGCGCTAAAGGTGCACCCATCAGTTTCATAGTAAACATGGATTCGTCCAATTGAAGTATCTCTGATACAAACTCAATGCCGAAACATGAAATAGCGCACACATATTTAGTTCGCAATTCAGTTGTTGCTGCACATTCGCTGACTAGGTGAACAATTTTGTCCGTGGTTTGGACATTACAGATTTGACAAAGTGTTAGAGAGTCAAGTCGACAGCTGCGACACCATTGTTTTGCAACCTCGTGCATAATGTTTCTCTGAGCAGCACGACAACACGTCCTGTACACAACTGACGGAGCGATAGTTGGTTGTAAAATTCTGAAGCGAGCAAAGTCAGAGTCTGTCATAATTCTGTATCTCCACATTTCAGTCTCGTATCTATACACTAATTGCTTGACAGTTATTTTCCATACATACTTACTCGGCAATGTTGTCGGATTTactaaaacattgttaataacaGAATGAAGATCGTATTTACAGAGTGTGTTACAAATATCTGGAATAAAACCATACTCTATGGTAGTGTTACAAGATATGAATGACAAATATCTgcgtataaaaatatttcgacaTGTACTTTTACAATCAAGGCTTAATATCTTGTGTAAAAACACAAGTTTCCTAATAATCACATCGCAGGTAAGCTTTTGCAGTCCAACCATTGCTTCACACATATCTGATCTTGTCGAAATATGAAAAccctgtatttttttaacaatgaaatgctgAAATTTGTCAATAGTATACATGTTATGCGCAGTAAGGTTACACCATAATTCACAACCATAAAGAGCTATAGGcttgattattttcttgtaaagaTCGGCGCTTACCAAAGGGTTCACTCCGAAAGGGTGTACACCCTGTGCAGccatagaaaaaaatgcatttttagccTTTTGCAGTCTTTCCTGAATTCTTAACGAAAACTTTAAATTGGAATCCTGTCTAATTCCTAAGTGGTTTACATTGACTGCTTGATCTATACATATATCTCCATAAAGGAGTCCTACAACTGGTATCGTCCTTTTACTTGTAAAGGCCACAACGCTTGATTTGGCTACGCTTATATCCATTTTCCAGTCTTTGCAATAAAAGTACACAATGTCTATTAACTTCTGGAGGTAAAGGGGGGTAACTGCAATCAGTGCTATATCGTCTGCGAATGATGGGTTACCTGCCTTGACTGACATGACACTGCTTCCGTAGTTACTGTTCTCGAGTGTGACGAGTAGTTCATTGATGTAtactaaatagaaaaaaattgacaaaactCCTCCCTGCCGAACTGAGCGTTTAACGTTAATGGCCTTTGATGTACTCCCGTTTGTGCAAACTACGCATTTTTTAAGACTGCTGtatgattgtattattaagCGCAAGAGTTTTCCACATATTCCCAACTGTCCAAGTTTGTAAAATAGACCACTGTGCCACACCGAATCGAACGCAGCTTTCTGGTCGAGACAAGCGGTGTATGCATTACTGCCACTCTCAATCTGTGTATAAACTGTTTCCTGGAGGTTGAATGCAGTTGTAATGCAGCTAAGTCCTTTCTGGAAGCCTTGTTGCTGTGCCGACGGGAATGGTAAATAAGAGGTGGTCACATGGTTGTTAATTCTTGTCAGCAGTATCCGTCCAAATATTTTACAGGTACACGGAAGTAACGAGACAGGTCTATAGCTGTTAGGGTCGCTTTTAGTTTTACCCTTTCCTTTGTATATGGGAATAATTATGCTAGATTTCCATATATCTGGGACTTTCTCGTTACGTAACACAGAGTTAAAAAGCTTGATAAGCGCATTTCGAATAATCACGCCACCATGTATAATGTGTTCGTTGAGAACATTGTCTATTCCTGGCGATTTCTGTTTCTTAAGAGTATGTATAACGTGGTCTATTTCCTTGATTTCAATGTTTGCTAACAAGTTTGGgttgtttaaattatcatttgcGGCAAAAATATTTACGCAGTTTAGTGTTTCAATATCGTTTGATGAAAGCGGGTATTCCTGATCAAATACACTTTTGAAGTAATCCGGGAAGCCGTCTACCACTTTATCGTCACTGTACTTGGTGCCATCAATAATTAAATCACTGCAAATATCAGGACGCTTCCCACTTTAACGCTTTAGTGTTTTCCAAAATAACTTGTAGTCAAGTTCAGCGGTTTTGTTAAGCTCATCAAAGTAATTAGTTTCGCTCTCATCTTGCTTTTTCTTTTGTATGTTTCGAAAGTTTGCTTTGGCCTGTTTGTACTGTCGGTATGACACATGGTCATTCCCCCTTGGGCGCCCTGCCGCCATCCACATTCTACGCAGGCGCCTCGCGATGGTATGTGCGACCTTAACCTCCTTGCACCAGTAGGGTTTAGCCCTCTTGTTAAACTTACTGACCGGCAAACGACGCGCAGCACTGTGAAGCGCTTCTGTGATTTGGTTGAACAGTGAATATTTTAGCCATTCtggtttttgaaaatataagtataattaAATATCTTCAGCCCAATTGATAAAAGTGGTTAATTCCTTGGTTTTAATCAAAGTTAGCCAAaaagtttattgattggtcaatacaTTTATCCAAAAATCatattaaccaatgaaatcattttaattaatgtgcAAACTGAGCAAAAGATAACCTAGCTGTGAACAACTTAACCAAGTTTCAAACCATTGGCATCGGCTGCTTATGGATAACTAAAACCATCATATATGGATAGTTATGTAACATACCTCTGTTTCCTGGGTAGCTGGTTTACCCTGGCCCTTGGCTGGTTTACCACCCTTCTTTTTCGAGTCTGCCGCTATTGAAGCTgtgtaaatataacatttgtaaTTTATCATCCATTATTCAACTTCAAAGttatattacaattaaaaattatttatgtcaaaattaatttgcacatttactattatttctgtCACTAATGAGATTGGAATAGATAGTAATAAACAATATGatgaaaattttaaagtatatatgttaTCTACATGGgtcttaaaaataatttttcagaaaaaaacattcatgtgTCTTTGAATTTAATATATAGTTTAGGCCAATAAGAATGTTAAACTGtttattgatacatgtatatctgcAAACTCAGCAGTTAAGGAAAAGATACTATGGCCCAATCATTgagaattttgttaaagttaacaacaaagtTAACaccatcgttgttaacttttaaatcgtAACTGCTCTGGGAGCTTTATGgttacacttgtgatctgctgtatttctaacaagatttgagactgatgtacttgtttatatttaaatatgtgagcaaGTAGTTCATGttcaaaagttaacaacgatctcGTAAAtcacattgttaattttaacaaagttcctAACGATCGGCCCAATATATAATAAGTAAGCATCAGTTGTAAAACATGTAGTAATTTTGATAATCATGGTAATTGAGATAGAACgtattaacaatataaaacattagttGATACATTTCGTTGTTACTTGAAGTTTGAACTTATAGAAAAGCCAAAATATAGTGATTTGTTGAAGAAATCGAAACACAAATTAGTTGTTCATTATTACAATTCTTTAATGTTTTGGCTACCTAATTCTTTTGACAATTATAAGTAACAATAAAAGCTTAAAAACGAGTCAGTAAATTGTAAGTTAAtgaaatttatatcatatacaaatagttcaatatttgaatgtatagatgtacatgtatatttgatttgtttaaccTCTTGATTTATTACGAACTGAAATGGAAAACATGATCTCatgcaataaatataaactcattttaatttgtaaaacattccTTTGTAATTGTCTTCATTCTATAAGCTACAGCAAACACTACTCTTTGGGAACATGCTGCTGCAAGGGTTTCAAAATACCATTCAATAactaacattcaataacttatttttatctttttcataattctattttaattttcaaacatttgatcGAGTGGGTAGGATAAGTTTATAGagaatgtaaaaaatgtttatatatacatacaagtaTAACATTTTTGTCTAAGAATATCTTTATCTAAGAGAAGAAAGTTGTTTAATGTAGAAGGTAAGAGTACATCATGTCAGCCCAAGCAAGATGAGAAAAACTGTCttcaaagggaggtaattcatgAAGAAGTCAAATTCTAAAAGGAATTAACTCTCTTTCCATTGGAGATTACACATACCCCTTCGACCACCCGAGCCACCATTAGGCACACTTAGTAAGGAATCTGTACAGcaatacatgataaaattatCACTGTATAGGGATTAGCATTAAGTCATTTCAAACCTGTTCGAATTAGTACTCCAATTACATGACCTAGTGAAGATAATGTTACagtgaaaaaaacaagaaaaatattctaAACCATTAAGAACTGGGTCCCGTTTCAATAGAGATCGCGAGGCTTAAGATCGTAAAATTCCAGGTGTTGCCTTGAATTTGGGGTAAACAGACTaactgcgtttcaataaagatagCTTTAAGTCTCaaagattgactgttttgacaaatttttaatttttcatcttGGACTGAGCCTATTTTGGCATTcgaaatgtctggaaaccagtgataaaagaaaGCTGAGAGAAGATCAAATCACAGTTTGTCATATTCAAGTTggaaaattcatattttatagctaaaagcgttaataacgcgttatgaaaattgaaattttctGCAATTTTTCCAACGATTGAGGTTTGTTCTAGTGTAAGTTACCCTATATGACTCAATTCATTTAGGCATCGATGCCAATatcagctgattttgagacAAAAGTTAAGACAACAGTCTGTGAGAacgtcaatctgtgagagtgcagctttaaggacaTTTTTCGTATAGATTCTGCCTGTAACTGTGCGGGTGTATCGGACAGAGCATAGTTGTACCTGAGCACAAGCGGAGCACTGCACAGTTGTACCTGAGCACTCTTAAGCGGAATAAGGTTTTGGCTATAATATCTTATTGAAACGGGCCCAATTTGAGTGCAGAATTGGAGGCCTTTGGCAGTCTGTCAACGTCTgaatgtctttttttaaatcaagccAAACACTtcagaaaatgattaaaatttccACTTCAGCCCTGttgtgtaaaataatattttttcccaaacaaataattggatgataaaagaacaaaaaacagaacacaaacatgtaaacagAAATGAGCCAGGATGAAAATGAGCAATATTATCAACACCAAGTATGGGTTCAAAATATACTTGAATTTTTAGTGCATTTATGGTATACAGGATTATTGGTTTATTTCAGTACAGTATATgagatcacaatatatttcacgaAGTGAGCACCACATTCTATATTTCACCATTGGTTTATTATAAGACATAAGTGAATTATTTACTTATCAGGGCGTAGCCAGGCTTTACTGCACAAAAGGGGGCGGGTGTGGGAGCgggaatatccctgtagccgCTTAGGGGTTTGGGGGCCTCCCCAggaaaaaataggaaaatggaACTACCATGATGTTGAGGTCTGAggtgtatttggagggatttatagATTCGAGGCTGCCG is from Mya arenaria isolate MELC-2E11 chromosome 9, ASM2691426v1 and encodes:
- the LOC128246169 gene encoding leucine-rich repeat-containing protein 71-like encodes the protein MLEDTQRPSEQKGSVQRVGEFMLRQAKDAKGGKDEKEEKHDKTKGKKDKEEKPAAKKESKGKGGGANVGGRSSGDSLLSVPNGGSGGRRASIAADSKKKGGKPAKGQGKPATQETETSDSPEFINPLLQGGDLIDGQLWVAGNRVLINLNLTRNPIGESGLEALLKAMQYQATLTLDSHGGTGLMRLLVGRSRRSEHSFSRMTLQREHDVMQKINDLMTPKDPFYKPPPQTPDVES